One part of the Oryzias melastigma strain HK-1 linkage group LG21, ASM292280v2, whole genome shotgun sequence genome encodes these proteins:
- the LOC112137949 gene encoding olfactory receptor 142-like → MSLTPTTPTKEDYGSNDPSQNRILTTDMNVTYISLEGHVEIEKYRYFYFFMMLTVYILIVCSNCTIVSLIVIQKNLHEPMYIFIAALLINSVLFSTNIYPKLLADFLSKEQIISYEACLLQIFVFYSLSGSEFLLLAAMSYDRYVSICKPLQYAILMKKMNVILLLGSAWIVPFCHLVVPIVGDANLELCSFSLKGIFCNNSINYLFCAGSKALLTFGLVTLFNIAILPMLFIIFTYAKILIVAYKSCKEVRRKAAQTCLPHLLVLINYSCLVTYDMIIIRLESNFSKSARFIMTLQMIMYNPLCNPIIYGLKMTEIYKHLKKLFYKIRHNW, encoded by the coding sequence CATTTTGACGACTGATATGAATGTAACATACATAAGTCTTGAGGGTCATGTGGAGATAGAAAAGTACAGgtatttctatttctttatgatgttaactgtttatattttgattgtCTGCAGCAATTGTACGATAGTTTCTCTGATTGTGATTCAAAAGAACCTTCATGAGcctatgtacatttttattgcagCACTGTTGATCAACTCTGTTCTTTTCAGCACAAACATCTACCCCAAACTCTTGGCAGACTTTTTATCTAAAGAACAGATCATCTCTTATGAAGCCTGTCTCCTTCAGATTTTTGTGTTCTACTCATTAAGCGGTTCAGAATTCTTACTTCTGGCAGCCATGTCTTATGACAGATATGTATCCATATGTAAACCTCTGCAATATGCTAttcttatgaaaaaaatgaatgtcatACTTTTACTGGGATCGGCCTGGATTGTACCTTTTTGTCACCTTGTTGTCCCTATTGTTGGAGATGCAAATTTAGAGCTTTGCAGCTTTTCATTGAAAGGTATTTTCTGCAACAATTCCATCAATTACCTTTTCTGTGCAGGTTCTAAAGCCCTGTTAACCTTTGGTTTAGTTACTCTGTTCAACATTGCTATTCTTCCCATGCTGTTCATCATTTTCACATATGCAAAGATCCTCATAGTGGCTTATAAAAGTTGTAAAGAAGTTaggagaaaagctgctcaaACCTGTTTACCTCACCTGCTGGTTTTAATCAACTATTCTTGTTTGGTGACTTATGACATGATTATAATAAGGCTGGAGTCAAATTTCTCAAAGAGTGCTCGCTTTATAATGACACTGCAGATGATCATGTATAATCCTCTTTGCAATCCAATCATTTATGGACTCAAAATGACTGAAATTTATAAACACTTGAAGAAGTTGTTCTATAAAATTAGACATAACTggtaa
- the LOC112137948 gene encoding olfactory receptor 10K2-like gives MRGGVQEDTGVVMNSVVNDEGYNCTIVSLIVIHKNLHEPMYIFIAALLINSIIFSTNIYPKLLSDLLAEKQMISYEACLLQIFVFYSLSCSEFLLLAVMSYDRYVSICKPLQYTILMKKTTVVILLGLAWILPFCHLVIIIAGNANSQLCSFSLKGIFCNNSLNYLFCAGSKALLTFGLVTLFNIAILPMLFIIFTYAKILIVAYKSCKEVRRKAAQTCLPHLLVLINYSCLLTYDMLIIRLESNFSNTARFIITLQMIMYNPLCNPIIYGLKMTEIYKHLKKLFYYFRYY, from the exons ATGAGGGGTGGAGTGCAGGAGGACACAGGAGTGGTGATGAACTCTGTTGTGAATGATGAGGGATA CAATTGTACGATAGTTTCTCTGATTGTGATTCACAAGAACCTTCATGAGCCTATGTACATTTTCATTGCAGCACTGTTGATCAATTCTATTATTTTCAGCACAAACATCTACCCCAAACTCTTAAGTGACCTGTTGGCTGAAAAACAGATGATCTCTTATGAAGCTTGCCTCCTTCAGATTTTTGTGTTCTACTCATTAAGTTGTTCAGAATTCTTACTGCTGGCTGTCATGTCTTATGACAGATATGTGTCCATATGTAAACCTCTGCAATATACAATCCTCATGAAGAAAACAACTGTTGTTATTTTACTGGGATTGGCCTGGATTTTACCTTTTTGTCACCTTGTCATCATTATTGCTGGTAATGCAAATTCACAACTTTGCAGCTTTTCATTGAAAGGTATTTTCTGCAACAATTCTTTAAATTATCTTTTCTGTGCAGGTTCTAAAGCCCTGTTAACCTTTGGTTTAGTTACTCTGTTCAACATTGCTATTCTTCCCATGCTGTTCATCATTTTCACATATGCAAAGATCCTTATAGTGGCTTATAAAAGTTGTAAAGAAGTTaggagaaaagctgctcaaACCTGTTTACCTCACCTGCTGGTTTTAATCAACTATTCCTGCTTGCTTACTTATGATATGCTTATAATAAGACTGGAGTCGAATTTCTCCAATACTGCTCGTTTTATAATAACACTGCAGATGATCATGTATAATCCTCTTTGCAATCCAATCATTTATGGactaaaaatgactgaaatttATAAACACTTGAAGAAGTTGTTCTATTATTTCAGATATTACTGA